In Clostridium ljungdahlii DSM 13528, the genomic window TGTAGGAGGACAGATAAACGCTTTTACGGGTAAGGAAGCTACATGCTTTTATGTAAAAGCATTGGATTCACATTTCGAACTGGCAATAGATGTTATATCAGATATGTTATTTAACAGCAAATTTTCCAATGAAGATATAGAAAAGGAAAAAGGAGTTATAATTGAAGAGATAAACATGAATGATGATTCTCCAGAAGATGTACTGTCGGACCTACATAGCAAAGCTATGTGGGGAGATGATTCGATATCATTACCAATACTCGGAAATGCTGATACTGTAAAATCTTTTACAAGAGAAGAGCTGCTAGAATATATAAGATCTCATTATACACCTGAAAATTCTGTAGTGTCCATAGCAGGCAAAATTGACATGAATACAGTTGAAAAACTGATGGAAAAGTATTTTGGGAAATGGAATTCCAATGGAAAGAGTTTAATTAATTATTCTAGCCCCCAATTTTTAAAAAATCATCTTTTTAAAAGAAAAAGTATAGAACAGCTACACATAAGTCTTGGTGTACCTGGAGTTGAAAGCGGTAATGATGATATTTATGCACTTTTGCTTTTAAATAATGTGTATGGAGGAGGGACTTCTTCCATACTATTTCAAAAAATAAGAGAGGAAATGGGAATTTGTTATTCAATTTATTCTTATCCAGCTTCTTTTAATAACATAGGAGTAGTTAATATTTATACTGGATTAAATGTAAAATATTCTTATGATGTAATATGCAGGATAAAAGACGAACTCCAAAAATTTGTAAAAGAAGGCATAGACTCTAACAGATTGAAAAAAGCAAAGGAACAATTAAAAGGAAATTATGTATTAGGGCTTGAAAGTATGAGCAGCAAAATGTTTAATAATGGAAAGTCAGTCTTGCTTTTAAATAAGTTGAGTACTCCATCAGATATAATAGATAAAATAAATAAAATAGATCAAGACACTATTAAAAGGGTTATGAAAAATACTTTTTGTAAGGGAATAGTAAATTCTGCTTTTGTAGGAGAAAAAGTAGATATACATCTTATGGAAAATTTATTAGAGAAAGATACAGACTTATTTCCAAAATCGGAAGACACTTTATTGTAAAGCGTTTAATTATTAAAAAATTAGTTGGTAATAAAGAGAAAATATCCCTCATAGTATTTAATATACAATTGATAGGGGGATATAATATGGATGAAAATATAAAGTTTTATAGTGAAATGGAAAGATATGAGATTATAAATGTAAATGACGGAAATAAATACAATTGTCTGGGAAATAATGATATAATAGTGGATTCTTCTGGAAACTTAAAAATACTTATTTTAAGCGAAAACAAATCAAAATTTTCAATTTTTGGTAAAAGTGAATTTATAGAAGTTCCTTGGGAATACGTAAAAAAAATAGGGGCTAAGACTATTATAATAGATGTAGAAGAAAAATCTTTAAAAAGAGTTCATTAAAATAAATATGATTTTAATATAAAAGATCAATTTATGAGCTTCATTCAGAAAGGTATATGAATCTCCTAAAATGCATAAGCTAAACTTGTTCAAGGAGGAGATTAAAATGCCAGAAGATGAAGCTAAGAATAGAAAATTGGAAAATATTAAAGAACTAGGGTCTGTAAATGTAGCTGAAGGAAGAGATAATATTCAGATACTTCCAATAATAGGTCAAATAGAAGGTCATGTAAATCTTTCATCTGAAACTAAAACTACTAAATATGAACATGTGATACCAAATTTAATAGCAATTGAAAATGATAAAAGAGTAGAAGGATTGCTTGTAGTTTTAAATACTGTAGGAGGAGATGTAGAAGCAGGCCTTGCTATAGCAGAGATGATAAGAAGCTTAAGTAAACCTACGGTATCTCTTGTTATAGGAGGAGGACATTCTATAGGGGTGCCACTTGCTACAGCCTCTGATTATTCCTTTATATCGCCTAGTGCAACCATGATTATACATCCAATAAGGATGAGTGGTATGGTTATTGGAGTACCTCAGACTTTTGAATATTTTAATAAAATGCAGGAGAGAATAAATGAATTTATAGTTCGAACATCTAAAATAACAGGAGAAAAGTTAACTGAGTTGATGCTTCAGACAGATGAGCTTCTAAATGATATGGGTACTATATTGATTGGAAAACAGGCAGTGGAGCAAGGCTTAATTGATGAAGTGGGTGGAATAAGTCAGGCTATTAACAAACTAAATGAAATGATGGCAAAATAAATTTACTTTTATTAAATTAGCCATAGGATTTATCCTATGGTAATTTATGTTTTAATATAAATATGTAAAGTCTTATCTATTAAAAACATTAAAGGAAAAAGGAAAGCTGTGTAGAATATTTAATTTAGAAATATCTATTTTTAAATTAAAGTGTGTCTGTAATTTACTGGAGGCGATATAGATATGGCTAAAAGCAGAAAAAAAGAAACTCATGTACTTGACAAAGAAATAAAGGGAATAGTGCTATTTACAGTAGGCGTGCTTATGATAATAAGTGTATTTTCACCGTCTTCCTCTGGTATCATTGGTAGATTTATAAAAAAAATTTTAATAGCAGTATTCGGAATAGGATCTTATATATTACCATTCCTTATAATATTTATAGGATGCTGCTGTATAGTGAAGAAAAATAAGATAAATTTCAACAAAAAATTTTATGGAATTTTACTATTTATTATAAATACACTGTTATTTATACAACTAATAGTTATGTCTGACTATTATGTAGAAGATAGCTTGATTTCAGGCATACAACGATTGTATGAATCAAATACTGTATTTCATGGAGGAATAATAAGTTTCCTAATAGATGTTCCACTTTTTAAATTGTTTGGAAAAACAGGCTGCTATGTTATATTTATATCAATTTACATAATATCTTTTATAATAATGAGTAAGGTTACTATATATGATATATTACATAATATAAAGAATTTTTTCTTTGAAAAAGGTACAAATAAGGATACTAAGATTGAAGACAAAATTTTAAATCAGGGTAAAATTGAAAATGAAGAGGCAAACAAAGATGACTTCATTAAAAATATAAACAATAGAATAAAGATATTAGATTTTATGAAATCATCAGATATAAAAGATAATTATAGATCAGAAAAGCCTAAGGAAAACAGTGAAAATTTAACGTATCCTGCTGAACTTGAAAATGATACTTACAAAAAAAATTGTGAATTAATAAATGAAGAACTTGAAAAAAATATGACAGAGAGTGAAAAAAACTTAGTTTCAGTATATAATTTTCCGCCTGTGGATTTATTAAAGCAGAATATACAATCAAAGTTAAACAAGCATGATAAAAAAGAATTAATAAGCAGTGCCAATAAGCTAGAAGAAACTCTTGCAAATTTTGGGGTAGATGCAAAAGTGCTTCAAGTAAGCAAGGGACCATCTGTAACTAGATTTGAACTTCAGCCAAGTCCTGGAGTCAAGGTAAGTAAAATTGTAAATTTATCGGATGACATAGCCCTTGGACTTGCAGCTTCAGGAGTGAGAATAGAAGCTCCCATACCAGGAAAATCTGCCATAGGTATAGAAGTACCAAATAAAGATTTGACACCAGTTTATTTAAGGGAAGTTGTAGAATCGGAGGAATTTATAAATTCAAAGTGTAAACTGGCTTGCTGTCTTGGAAAAGACATAGGAGGAAATTGTATAGTATCAGATCTTACTAAAATGCCACATATGCTTATTGCAGGTGCAACGGGGTCTGGTAAAAGTGTGTGTATAAATACTCTTATAATAAGCTTGATTTATAAGTATTCTCCTGATGACGTTAAACTTTTGATGGTAGATCCTAAAGTGGTAGAATTAAATGTATATAATGGCATCCCACATCTTCTTATACCCGTAGTTGTAGACCCTAAAAAGGCATCAGGTGCGTTAAATTGGGCTGTACAAGAAATGACAAGGAGATATAAGCTATTTGCAGAAAATAATGTAAGAAATATAGAGGGATATAATCAATTGTTTCAAGAAGGAAAAACAGATAGTAAGCTCCCTTTTGTAGTCATAATAATTGATGAACTTTCTGATTTGATGATGGTATGTCCAAATGAAATTGAAGATTATATAGGACGTCTCGCTCAAATGGCAAGGGCAGCTGGAATGCATTTGGTTATAGCTACTCAGAGACCTTCTGTAGATGTAATTACTGGAGTAATTAAAGCAAATATACCTTCAAGAATATCTTTTGCAGTATCCAGTCAAATTGATTCTAGAACTATACTGGATAGTGCTGGAGCTGAGAAATTACTTGGAAAAGGAGATATGCTATTTTATCCTGTAGGTGAAGCAAAACCTATAAGAATACAGGGAGCCTTTATATCCGAAAGTGAAGTTGAAAGGGTAGTAAATTATATAAAAGATGAACAAGGTGGGCCTAATTATGAAGATAAAATAATTGAGCAAATAGATACAAATGTAGTGAAAACTAGTAGTGATAGTGATGAACTTTTAGATGAGGCAATTAGAGTTGTAGTAGATGCAGGACAAGCATCTACATCTTTACTTCAAAGAAGGCTTAGAATAGGATATAATAGAGCGGCTAGAATAATAGAAGAAATGGAAGACAGGGAAATAATATCAAAAAAGGATGGAACAAAGCCAAGACAAATTTTAATTGACAGAAATCATTATGAAAATACGTAAATTAATGCAATGGTAGTATTTTACGTAAGATTAAAAATAACTAAGTAGGAGGAAGTTTGGTGGATAAACTAAGAGTTGGACTAATAAGTTTAGGCTGTGACAAAAATAGATTGGATTCTGAAGTAATGTTAAGTAATTTAAATCAAGAATACAGTTTAGTTCATGATCCTAAATTAGCGGATGTAATAATTATAAATACATGTGGATTTATAGAATCAGCTAAACAGGAATCCATAGATACAATACTTGAAATGTCACAGTATAAAGAAAAATTTAATTGCAAATTAATTGTAGTAACAGGATGCCTGGCTCAGAGGTATGGTAAGGAACTTATGGAGTTATTGCCAGAAATAGATATAATGCTTGGAGTAAATGATTATGATAAGTTAAATGAAACTATAAGGAAATGTATTGAAACTGACAACAGTAGGATTTATAATTGTGATTACAGTGATTCTAATATAAATGAAGGAAAAAGAATACTTACTACTTCAACATATACTGCTTATTTGAGAATTGCAGAGGGATGTGACAATCACTGTACCTACTGTATAATTCCTAAAATTAGGGGAAAGTATAGAAGTAGAACCATTGAAAACATAATAAATGAATGTAATGATTTAGCTAATCAAGGTGTTAAGGAGATAATACTTATTGCACAGGATACTACAAGATATGGAATAGACATATATGGTAAAAAAATGCTTCCTGAACTCATTCAAAAAATATCTAAAATTAATGAAATAGAGTGGATAAGGCTTTTGTATTGCTATCCTGAAGAGTTAACAGATGAAATCATAAATGAAATTTCAATGAATGATAAAGTATGTAAGTATATAGATATACCTATTCAGCACATAAGTGATTCCATACTGAAGCTTATGGGAAGAAGAGGAAGAAAATTAGACATAATAGAAAATATAGATAAGCTTAGAGCTAGAGCAAAAGGTATTGCAATTAGGACTACAATAATAGTTGGCTTTCCTGGAGAGACAGAAGAAAATTTTGAAGAACTAAAGGACTTTGTAAGTACTATGAAATTTGATAACTTAGGTGTATTTAAGTATTCCAGAGAGGAAGGAACTGCAGCTGCAGAAATGAAAAATCAGGTTCCCGAGGAGATTAAGTCTGCAAGGGAAGGAGAACTTATGGTACTTCAAAAGCAGGTAATGACTTCCATAAATAAAAGTAAAATTGGCAGCACTTACAAAGTAATTGTGGAGGGAAAAAAGGGAGAACTGTGGTACGGAAGAAGTTATGAAATGGCTCCAGATATAGACGGAGTTATATATATAAAGTGTAAAAAAACTTTAAAAATAGGTACTATGGTTAACGTAAAAATTACTCATATCCTTGAATATGATTTAGTAGGAGTTGTATGAAATGAATCTAGCAAACAAACTTACAATGCTTAGAATGATATTGATTCCGTTTTTTTTAATATTTATAACGGTAAAGGGGATGCCCTATGGTAAGCTTATTGCAATAGCTATTTTTATATTAGCATCTATTACAGATAAATTAGATGGGTATATAGCTAGAAGCAGAAATCAAATAACAAATTTTGGGAAATTTATGGATCCCCTAGCAGATAAACTTTTGGTTACTACTGCACTTATATGTCTTGTAGAGTACCATATAATACCATCTTGGGTTGCAGTGATAATAGTAGCTAGAGAATTTGCAGTTACAGGGCTTAGGACAATTGCAGCAGCAGAAGGAATGGTAATAGCTGCAAGTCCTTGGGGAAAAGCTAAAACTGCAACACAAATAATTGCTATAATTCTTGCTCTTTTAAATTTAACTTATAATCATGTATCCTTAAGTTTACTTAGGGGATTTTTGAACCGTCCTCACAAAGTTTTAAATTTAGTTACAGATGTTGCTATGGGTATAGCTATAATAATGACTTTAATTTCAGGTATAGATTATTTTCTGAAAAATAAAGAAGTTATAAGGACAGACAGATAATTATAAGTATAGTTGATTAAAATGTTTTTAAGTGTTCATAATTAAAGCTAAATACAGAATTATGAAAAAAACTGTTGACTGTATAGTGTAGATAGTATATAATTTATACAGAACATGCGTTCGTATTAGAGAGGAAGTGAACTTCTTGGCAAATTTAAGTAATGAGAAATTACAGGCTATAGAATCAGCTATGGGACAGATAGAAAAACAATTTGGAAAAGGTGCCATAATGAAACTAGGAGAACACAGTGTATTAAATGTGGATGCCATTTCAACAGGCTGCCTTGACTTAGATATAGCATTAGGTATAGGTGGTGTTCCAAGAGGAAGGGTAATAGAAATATTTGGTCCTGAATCTTCAGGTAAGACTACGGTGGCACTTCATATAATTGCGGAAGCTCAGAAAAATGGAGGGGCTGCAGCTTTTATAGATGCAGAGCATGCACTAGATCCTTCTTATGCTCAAAATTTAGGAGTAGATATAAATAATCTTATTGTATCCCAACCAGATACTGGAGAACAGGCTATGGAGATAACAGAAGCACTTGTAAGATCTAATGCCATAGATGTTTTGGTAGTGGATTCAGTAGCAGCACTTGTGCCGAAAGCTGAAATAGAGGGAGAAATGGGAGACTCACATGTAGGACTTCAAGCTAGGCTTATGTCTCAAGCCCTTAGAAAACTTACATCTTCTATAAATAAATCAAAGTGTGTAACAGTATTTATAAATCAATTAAGAGAAAAAGTAGGAGTTATGTTCGGCAATCCTGAGGTTACGCCTGGTGGAAGAGCTTTAAAGTTTTATTCTTCAGTTAGAATGGATGTAAGAAGAATAGATTCTATAAAGCAAGGAGATACCATAGTAGGTAATAGAACAAGAGTAAAAGTTATTAAAAACAAAGTAGCTCCACCTTTTAAACAGGCAGAGTTTGACATAATGTACAATCAAGGTATTTCAAGAGAAGGAAATGTGTTGGATGTAGGTGTTAGAGAAGAACTGGTACAGAAAAGTGGTGCGTGGTTTTCTTATAAAGAAACACGGCTTGGACAAGGCAGGGAAAATGCAAAACAATTTTTGAAAGAAAATAATGATATATTAGTTGAGATAGAAAGCAAGATAAGGGAAAAATATAAATTACCTTCTTTAAAAAAGAATTCTCTTGAAGACAAAGATAAAAATAATGTTGATAGTAAAATTGATAAAAAAGATAATTTAAAACATTCTGATAAATAGTTTATAAAGGGGAGTAAATTACTCCCTTTTATAATGAAAAATAAGTACCAAATTTTGTTTGAGAGAATAAAATGCATATAACTTGACAATAATTAAAATATAATATAAAATTAAGACAAATTCTGGTTTATCATGTATTTAGGAATTACCAATTGAATAAATATGGCACCTTTTCTATGCTTGCATATTTAACTGAATTATAGATTTACATAATAAGAGCAAAGGAGGTGTTCATGTGAATTCCATAATAATATATGAGGTTATTGCTGGTATACTAGTAGCAGCTGCCTTGATAGTTCAATTCAATATGATCAAAAAGAAGGCAGTTGTTATAAAATCACAGGCTTTAGAAGAGTCTAATAGATTAAAGGAAGAGGCAAAAAAACAGGCTGAAACCCAAAAAAAAGAGGCTATACTAGAAGCTAAAGAGGAAATTCATAAATTAAGAAATGATTTTGATAAAGAGTCTAGAGATAGAAGAAATGAAAATCAAAGACTTGAAAGAAGGTTAATCCAGAGAGAAGAGTTATTAGATAAGAAAAGTGATGCTCTTGAAAAGAGAGATAGTGGCCTAGATAAAAAGCAGCAGGACATAGATAAATTACAGATAAGTGTAGAGGAATTATATAAGAAACAAAGAGAAAAATTAGAAAAGTTATCAGGACTAAGTTCTGAAGAGGCTAAGAATATTTTACTAGAACAAGTTAATAAGGAAATAAAACATGAATCTGCGATGATGATTAAAGAAATTGAAACAAAGGCTAAAGAAGAAGCTGATAAAAAAGCAAGAGAAATTATAACTTGTGCTATCCAGAGGTGTGCTGCTGATCATGTAGCAGAAACTACAGTACATGTTGTACCTTTACCTAATGACGAAATGAAAGGCAGAATAATAGGTAGAGAGGGTAGAAATATAAGGACTCTTGAAACATTAACTGGTGTGGATCTAATAATAGATGATACACCTGAAGCTGTAATATTGTCGGGCTTTGATCCTATAAGGAGAGAGGTTGCAAGAATAGCACTGGAGAAACTTATAATTGATGGAAGAATACACCCAGCAAGAATCGAAGAAATGGTTCAAAAAGCTGAAAAAGAAGTTGAAAATAATGTTAAAGAAGAAGGAGAACAGGCCACTTTTGAAACTGGCGTGCACGGCCTTCATATGGAATTAGTAAAATTGTTAGGAAGATTGAAGTATAGAACCAGCTATGGTCAAAATGTTTTAAAACATTCTGTGGAAGTTGCCTATTTAGCTGGACTTATGGCATCAGAAATTGGCATAGATCCAACTATAGCTAAAAGAGCAGGATTGCTTCATGATATAGGTAAAGCAGTGGATCATGAAGTTGAAGGTCCTCATGCCGTTATAGGTTCAGAGGTTGCTAAAAAATACAGAGAATCACCAATAATTGTAAATGCTATTGCAGCTCATCATGGAGATGTAGAATTTCAATCCTTAGAAGCTGTACTCGTTCAAGCAGCGGATGCTATTTCTGCTGCAAGGCCTGGTGCTAGAAGAGAAACACTGGAAGCTTATATTAAGCGTCTAGAAAAACTTGAAGAAATAGCAAATACATGTGAAGGTGTAGAAAAGTCATATGCCATTCAAGCGGGAAGAGAACTTAGAATAATGGTTAAACCAGAAAATATTGATGATGCAGGTGCTATTGAAATGGCAAGGAACATAGTAAAGAGAATTGAAGAAGAGCTAGAGTATCCTGGTCAGATTAAAGTAAATGTCATTAGAGAGACTCGTGCAATTGAATATGCAAAATAATAAATAGTATTGTTATAACATAGAAAAATATTCCTTTTAGGTTTTGTAACCTAAAAGGAATTTTTGATTTTTTGTAGAATACTATATATATGTAGTAGTAATAATTAAAGTTAATGTAAAGAGTTATTATAATATATAGGAGGTTTAATTATGGAAGTATTAAAAGTTTCAACAAAATCAAGTCCAAATTCGGTGGCAGGAGTTTTAAGGGAAAGAGGAGCAGCAGAGATACAAGCTATAGGAGCAGGAGCGTTAAATCAAGCTGTTAAAGCTGTAGCTATTGCTAGAGGGTTTGTAGCACCTAGTGGAATCGATTTAATATGTATTCCGGCATTTACGGACATTGAAATAGATGGAGAAGAAAGAACTGCAATTAAATTAATAATACAGCCAAGATAACAATAAAAATTAATTTTTATTAAAGGACTTGTGATTTATCTCAAGCCCTTTATTAGATTACGATTAAAATGACATATTGACTATAATATAGACTATGTTAAAATGTAAAAAGACGCATAATTCAACTTTAACATATATACAGCTAGGGAGGAAAGTTATGGGAGCAATAATTGAACTAATGAGACCTAAGCAGTGGAGTAAAAATTTTTTTGTTTTCGCTGCAATTATTTTTTCAGGAAATTTTTTACACACCAGTGTATTAGAGAATAATATATTAACTTTTATTTTATTTTGTATGACATCTTCTACTATTTAT contains:
- the rny gene encoding ribonuclease Y, encoding MNSIIIYEVIAGILVAAALIVQFNMIKKKAVVIKSQALEESNRLKEEAKKQAETQKKEAILEAKEEIHKLRNDFDKESRDRRNENQRLERRLIQREELLDKKSDALEKRDSGLDKKQQDIDKLQISVEELYKKQREKLEKLSGLSSEEAKNILLEQVNKEIKHESAMMIKEIETKAKEEADKKAREIITCAIQRCAADHVAETTVHVVPLPNDEMKGRIIGREGRNIRTLETLTGVDLIIDDTPEAVILSGFDPIRREVARIALEKLIIDGRIHPARIEEMVQKAEKEVENNVKEEGEQATFETGVHGLHMELVKLLGRLKYRTSYGQNVLKHSVEVAYLAGLMASEIGIDPTIAKRAGLLHDIGKAVDHEVEGPHAVIGSEVAKKYRESPIIVNAIAAHHGDVEFQSLEAVLVQAADAISAARPGARRETLEAYIKRLEKLEEIANTCEGVEKSYAIQAGRELRIMVKPENIDDAGAIEMARNIVKRIEEELEYPGQIKVNVIRETRAIEYAK
- the rimO gene encoding 30S ribosomal protein S12 methylthiotransferase RimO, whose protein sequence is MDKLRVGLISLGCDKNRLDSEVMLSNLNQEYSLVHDPKLADVIIINTCGFIESAKQESIDTILEMSQYKEKFNCKLIVVTGCLAQRYGKELMELLPEIDIMLGVNDYDKLNETIRKCIETDNSRIYNCDYSDSNINEGKRILTTSTYTAYLRIAEGCDNHCTYCIIPKIRGKYRSRTIENIINECNDLANQGVKEIILIAQDTTRYGIDIYGKKMLPELIQKISKINEIEWIRLLYCYPEELTDEIINEISMNDKVCKYIDIPIQHISDSILKLMGRRGRKLDIIENIDKLRARAKGIAIRTTIIVGFPGETEENFEELKDFVSTMKFDNLGVFKYSREEGTAAAEMKNQVPEEIKSAREGELMVLQKQVMTSINKSKIGSTYKVIVEGKKGELWYGRSYEMAPDIDGVIYIKCKKTLKIGTMVNVKITHILEYDLVGVV
- a CDS encoding M16 family metallopeptidase; its protein translation is MYNLFQLDNGLKVIVENIDYVNSISVGLWVKNGSRNENEKNNGISHFIEHMFFKGTSNRTSLEIAECIEDVGGQINAFTGKEATCFYVKALDSHFELAIDVISDMLFNSKFSNEDIEKEKGVIIEEINMNDDSPEDVLSDLHSKAMWGDDSISLPILGNADTVKSFTREELLEYIRSHYTPENSVVSIAGKIDMNTVEKLMEKYFGKWNSNGKSLINYSSPQFLKNHLFKRKSIEQLHISLGVPGVESGNDDIYALLLLNNVYGGGTSSILFQKIREEMGICYSIYSYPASFNNIGVVNIYTGLNVKYSYDVICRIKDELQKFVKEGIDSNRLKKAKEQLKGNYVLGLESMSSKMFNNGKSVLLLNKLSTPSDIIDKINKIDQDTIKRVMKNTFCKGIVNSAFVGEKVDIHLMENLLEKDTDLFPKSEDTLL
- the pgsA gene encoding CDP-diacylglycerol--glycerol-3-phosphate 3-phosphatidyltransferase, with amino-acid sequence MNLANKLTMLRMILIPFFLIFITVKGMPYGKLIAIAIFILASITDKLDGYIARSRNQITNFGKFMDPLADKLLVTTALICLVEYHIIPSWVAVIIVAREFAVTGLRTIAAAEGMVIAASPWGKAKTATQIIAIILALLNLTYNHVSLSLLRGFLNRPHKVLNLVTDVAMGIAIIMTLISGIDYFLKNKEVIRTDR
- a CDS encoding stage V sporulation protein S, which translates into the protein MEVLKVSTKSSPNSVAGVLRERGAAEIQAIGAGALNQAVKAVAIARGFVAPSGIDLICIPAFTDIEIDGEERTAIKLIIQPR
- a CDS encoding ClpP family protease — protein: MPEDEAKNRKLENIKELGSVNVAEGRDNIQILPIIGQIEGHVNLSSETKTTKYEHVIPNLIAIENDKRVEGLLVVLNTVGGDVEAGLAIAEMIRSLSKPTVSLVIGGGHSIGVPLATASDYSFISPSATMIIHPIRMSGMVIGVPQTFEYFNKMQERINEFIVRTSKITGEKLTELMLQTDELLNDMGTILIGKQAVEQGLIDEVGGISQAINKLNEMMAK
- a CDS encoding FtsK/SpoIIIE family DNA translocase, encoding MAKSRKKETHVLDKEIKGIVLFTVGVLMIISVFSPSSSGIIGRFIKKILIAVFGIGSYILPFLIIFIGCCCIVKKNKINFNKKFYGILLFIINTLLFIQLIVMSDYYVEDSLISGIQRLYESNTVFHGGIISFLIDVPLFKLFGKTGCYVIFISIYIISFIIMSKVTIYDILHNIKNFFFEKGTNKDTKIEDKILNQGKIENEEANKDDFIKNINNRIKILDFMKSSDIKDNYRSEKPKENSENLTYPAELENDTYKKNCELINEELEKNMTESEKNLVSVYNFPPVDLLKQNIQSKLNKHDKKELISSANKLEETLANFGVDAKVLQVSKGPSVTRFELQPSPGVKVSKIVNLSDDIALGLAASGVRIEAPIPGKSAIGIEVPNKDLTPVYLREVVESEEFINSKCKLACCLGKDIGGNCIVSDLTKMPHMLIAGATGSGKSVCINTLIISLIYKYSPDDVKLLMVDPKVVELNVYNGIPHLLIPVVVDPKKASGALNWAVQEMTRRYKLFAENNVRNIEGYNQLFQEGKTDSKLPFVVIIIDELSDLMMVCPNEIEDYIGRLAQMARAAGMHLVIATQRPSVDVITGVIKANIPSRISFAVSSQIDSRTILDSAGAEKLLGKGDMLFYPVGEAKPIRIQGAFISESEVERVVNYIKDEQGGPNYEDKIIEQIDTNVVKTSSDSDELLDEAIRVVVDAGQASTSLLQRRLRIGYNRAARIIEEMEDREIISKKDGTKPRQILIDRNHYENT
- a CDS encoding YlmC/YmxH family sporulation protein, encoding MDENIKFYSEMERYEIINVNDGNKYNCLGNNDIIVDSSGNLKILILSENKSKFSIFGKSEFIEVPWEYVKKIGAKTIIIDVEEKSLKRVH
- the recA gene encoding recombinase RecA, with protein sequence MANLSNEKLQAIESAMGQIEKQFGKGAIMKLGEHSVLNVDAISTGCLDLDIALGIGGVPRGRVIEIFGPESSGKTTVALHIIAEAQKNGGAAAFIDAEHALDPSYAQNLGVDINNLIVSQPDTGEQAMEITEALVRSNAIDVLVVDSVAALVPKAEIEGEMGDSHVGLQARLMSQALRKLTSSINKSKCVTVFINQLREKVGVMFGNPEVTPGGRALKFYSSVRMDVRRIDSIKQGDTIVGNRTRVKVIKNKVAPPFKQAEFDIMYNQGISREGNVLDVGVREELVQKSGAWFSYKETRLGQGRENAKQFLKENNDILVEIESKIREKYKLPSLKKNSLEDKDKNNVDSKIDKKDNLKHSDK